The genomic window TCATTTTTTGACGGTTCTTCCAAACCAGCCAGAACCCTGGCAAGGCAAACAATACCAGCGGCGAGCCGAATTTGCCCACCCAATATGACATCATGCCGAGGTACTTGACGATGCGCACGATATCGCCATGGGGATCCCAGGCATAAAATGAACGATCGGCGCGATGAAAAAGCAGGGCCGTGGCGCTGCCCCAGTGCAGCCAATTGATGAACAGCCACAATGCCGGGCCCCAGCACAGTCCGATCAGGCTTTTTGCCGCTGCACCGGCGAAATTGTTTTTGCCCCAAGCCCGCCGAATTCTCACGCCGAGCAGCGCCGGCAAAATAAACCAGGCCTCGTAGCGCGTGAGACAGGCCAGGCCGTAGAGCAGCGAGCCGATAAAAAAGTGTCCGGCTCGCGACGGCGCCGATTCTTCCAGAATAAAACATGCCAGACTGCCAAAGAGCAAGCCGAGAAAAACGATTTCCTGATAAGGCATTAATGACAAATAAACCGCGTGGGCGTTGATCGTGAGAAGCACGCCGCCGATCAAAGCGGCACGGCGCGAGGCCAATGTTTGCAGATAGAACGCAAACGCGACGGCTGCCAGGCTGCCGGCGAAGGCAAAAATCAAGCGCACCATCCCAACGCTATTGGTAAGCCAGTGTGTTGCATAAACCATCGCCTGGGTGAGCGGCAGCCAGTGCCAGGTTAAAATCGAATCCCGAAAATAGAGGCGGCCGGCCGCGTCATTGCCGTAAGGCACTGGAAAAAAAATCAAGAGAAGAATGCGATACAACAAACCCAGCGCGAAAATGAGAAGTAAATCACGCCTGAGTTGACGGCGATCTTCCGGCATCCGGTTTACTCTCCAGTTACACCTGCGGGATAAAAATTTTGCTGGAATGGAGCCGCCAGCGGTGGAGCAGAAATTTTACCAGCGTCACCAGGGTCATGAGGCCATAAATCACGCATTGCGCCAGTGACGCCGAGGAGGCGCCGGAGAAGTAGCGCGTCGCAATCGGAATTTCGGCGAAACGCTGGCGAAACGCCACGGCTTGCACGAGAATTTCCGTGTCAAAACAAAAACCGTTGGAGTTTTGCAGGAACGGCACGGTTTCCAAAAATGCGCGGCTATAGGCGCGATAGCCGGTGTGGTATTCCGAAAGCTGCTGGCGCAGCACCAGATTTTCCCAGAATGTGAGAAAGCGATTGGCAACGAAGCGATAAAGCGGCATACCGCCGCGCCGGGCGCCGCCGGGAATGAGAAAGCGCGAGCCGAGAACCACGTCAGCGCGGCCCTCGGCAATCGGTCGAATCAGCTCCGGCAAAAGCGCCGGATCGTATTGTCCGTCGGGGTGGAGCATGACAATGATATGGGCGCCGCGTCGCAAGGCTTCGCGATAACAAGTTTTTTGATTTGCGCCGTAACCGAGGTTTTGAGCATGGCGGACAAGATGCACGGGGAGTCTCGCTGCGATGGCGACGGTTTCGTCCTGGCTGCAATCATCGACCAAGATAATTTCGTCGATATATCGCGCATTGATTGCACGATAAGTTGATTCCAGGGTCGCGGCGGCATTATAAGCCGGCATGACCACGATGACTTTCAGCCGCGCGGCGCGTTTTCGCGCTGGAGGGGCCGGCTGTGGAACTATAACATGCATGTTCGCTTTTTTAGAATCCTTCGATCTCGGGTTGTCGATAACGCATCCAACGTTGCAACAGTTTGATTTCGTACGGCGCGCGGTAAAAATGCGCGGCGTACCGCCATGAACCGCTGAGCTGCAGCAAACGCCGCTGCCGGCCGGTCAATTTGATGTCGGAATTGGTCGGATAGCGCGCATTCAAAACGGTTTCGAAATTGTGAATTTTTTTGAAATGGCGCGGCTCGAGCCACGGCGTCAGCGGATTGCGGCGCAAGTCGAGCTGCGACCATTGCGGCAGCAACCAGTCTTCGAGGCGTGACGGAAATTGAAAACCGTTTTTTTGCGCCTCGTCGAACAAGGATGAGCCGAGCATCGGCACCGGCGCGTAAATATAAATGATGATCTCGCTTGCCGGATTTATTTTTTTCACGCGGCGGATGAAGGCGATTTCCTCGTCGAGCGCGCGATCGACGTCTTCGGCCGGCGCGCCGAGCACGAAAGAAAACTCCGGAATAATGTCGTGTTGGCGCAGCTTTTCAGCAAGGCGCAAAATCGTTTCCGGCGTTTGCGTGCCGCCCTTGTTCATTTGTTTGAGCCGCAGCGCCGAGCCGGACTCGGCGCCGAGAAAGATCATTTTGCAGCCGCTGCGGCGCATCTGTGCCAGCACCTCGTCGGGATAATTTTCCAGTGTGTCGGGTCGCGCTTCGCCCCACCAGGCGACGCGAAGATTGCGGCGCAGCAATTCCTCGGCAAATTGCGAGGTTCTTTTAACCGAGGTAAAAAAATTATTGTCGACAAATTCAACCGCGTCGACGCCAAAGCGTTTGATCACGCTTTCCACGTCATTGACAACACGAGCCGCGCTCTGCGCCACCCAGCCGCCGTCAAAAATCGGCACGACGGCGCAAAAGCTGCATTTGAACGGACAGCCGTAACTCGTGTGCAGCGCCATGGTGCGCCGGCCAAGAAAAGTTTTGCCGAGATAGCGGCGCATGTCGCCGAGCCGCTCGTAGGGCCAGGGCGGCAGATCGTCGATGGGCGCCAGCGGCAGACGCGGCGGAGTGTGCGCGATGCGGCCATTTTCACGATACGACAGCCCGGGTATCGACTCGCGTTTGACGCCGTTGCCGTTGAGATGCTGCAGCAACTGCACGAATTCACGCTCGGCCGGGCCGCGCATGACGTAATCCACCCAACCGCTTTGCAAAACGGCGTCGGTGTGATTCGAGGGGAAATATCCGCCCCAAATGATTTGCAATTTCGGAAATTGCTCGCGCAGGCGGCGAACCAACGGAATTGCCTCCTGCAATTGCGGCCCCGGCATGACGGACATGCCGAGAATACTCGCGCCTTTTTTTTCGATGACAGCCGGCAATTGTCTGATCGGATCATGAAAAAAATTGCCATCGACAATGGCGTAATCGTAGCGATTCTCCAGCATCGAGCCGAGCGCGAGCAGGGACATCGGCGCGCGATACTTGCTGCTGGCGCTGCGCGGAAAATACAAAATGATGTCGGCCTGATTCTTCATAATCACGTCACGCTATTTTCCCGCCTGCGTTTGCAGCTTCTCATGCAGACGCAAACGCAAATCATTTGCCTGCTGGAAGTATTCCTGTTTGAGATCGAGATCATCGACGTGCCGGCAGCACGCCTGTACGCGGGCGATGAGATGCCGGCGCTCCGCCTCGTCTTTGCTGTCCTGCAGCTTTTTTTCGTATGAGAGTGCGAGATGAAGATAGGCATCGGCGGCGGCGGTTAGCGCCAGCGCCTGCTCAAAACGCGCGATGGCGTCGTCGATTTTATTTTGCTTGAAAAGAATCCACCCCTCGCAATCGGCGTGTGCGGCCCGGGTTCTGTCTTTGATCGCGCCATCATTTAGTTTTTCAATGTACACGTTGGCTTTCCCAACCAATTCCTGCGCGGCATTCAAATTGGCGTCGCGTTCGGCATAAGAAAAAGCCACGCTCAAATGCGCCCATGCCAAAACCTGCCCCACCGCCATTTGATCTCCCGTCTCCGGCTCGAGGCTTTCGTTTAAGATGGCGTTGCCCTCGCTCGTTGGAATTTTTTTCTCGATCTCTTGAATCAGCCAGCGGAATTGCTGCACGCTTTCATCGTAGACCTTGTTTCTGAGATAAGCCCAACCGAGATAAAAAGTCGTCATCAACGGCGCGAAGCCGAAGTTTTTGGCGATGGTAAAATTGGCGATGGCTTCGCTGTACTCGCACAGCTCGTCGTGCAAGCGGCCTAGCGTATGGTGCGCCCAGCCCTTTTCCTGCAATTGCGCGCTGTCATACAAGTCGAGCGCCTGGTGGAGATATTTGGCGGATTGCTCCAGCAAAATTTTTCTTTGCTCGCGATCCCGAACATTCAAGGCCAGCTTGAGATAACAAACGCCGAGATTGACGTGAATGGCCGGATCGTCCGGACTCCACAAGAGCGCTTCTTCCCAGACGGCGCGGGCGCGATCAAATTCGCTGAGGTTGAAATAAACTTCGCCGAGCTGCACGCGCTCGTAAGATCGATTCGGTTCCAGCCAGCGGGCGTTTTCCGCCTCGCGGATCGCCTCGATTTGCTTGCCCTGGCGCTGCAGTGAATTTGCCAGCAGGGCGCGCAATCCTTTTGCCCGAATGCCATGAGGATAATTTTTCTCGAGCGTTGCAATCGCCTGGCGAAAGCATGTTTCAGCCTGCTCCGGCTGATTGGCGTTGAGAAGACAAAGCGCCTGCGCAATTCTCAACTGCGCGTATTCCCATTCGGGTTTTTGTTCATCGGCCTGGAGTTTTTTCTGCAAGTCGAGGGCGAGCGCTTCACCTCTTGTGGCGTCCGATGGCGCCGCATCAAGCAGATTGTCGACTTTGTCCAGCTCGTCGAATAATTTTTTTATGCGGTCAATTTGTTCGCTCCAATGATTGAGCCATCCGGCCTCGGCCGCATTGTTTCCGGTTTGAATATTTATTTGTTTCAGGATGGCGAGTTGATCCTGAAAAACCGCGACAATCGGCGCAAACTGCTGCCGCGAATAATCAAACGAATGGTTCAAAAATTTTTCCCAGGCTTGTAGAGCCGGGGCCTGATTTTTTTCACTGATATGAACCAGCGCCAGATAAGCCCAGAAATTCGCCATCGCCGGAGCGATCTGCAGTGCGGCTTGATACGCGCGCCCGGCCAAATCATACTTTTTCTGCTCGTGATGGATTTTTCCCAGCTCAAAATGCAAATCCGGGTTGGAGGGCGTGAGCGAGAGCGCCTGGCGCAACAACTTCTCAGCCCTGTGGAAGGCCCGCTTTCGTTTTAAATTATGTTGCGACGCTTGCGCCTGATAGCAATACGCCACAGCGAGATCGCGCAAGCATTGGCAGGCGATGTGACGCAATCGCGGAATAACGTTGACTTGCATTTCCGCGCTGCCATTGTTGTGAAGCTCGGCCACACATAGCGCCTTCCAGGATTGCGCCGCTGCCGCGTTCCGGCTTTTGATGGCGCCACCCAAGTCGCCGAGGAGGCGCTGCGCCAGCCCCTTCAAATCGTAAGCCGGAGCATAATCGGGTTTGAGAACAATCACGCGGTCGCACAAGCTCATGGCAGTGTCGTAGCGCCCGCGCTGATAATGATTGAGCGCCAGAGCATAGTAAGCCTGCCAGCGCTCGGGGTTTTGCTCAATCGCCCGGCTAAAAGCGCGGTCAGCCGCGTGCGTTTGCGGCAATTCAGTGTAGACCACGCCGAGATTATAATAAGCCAAATCGAACTTGGCGTCTTCCGACAGCGCGTTGATAAAATTTTTTTCGGCTTGCATGAGTTTGAGTTTGCGCTCTTTTGAAGCGCGCAGACAATCGCGATAGCTGCGCAAACCCTCATTAAAAGCCTGAACGGCGCGCCAACGAACGGCGCCGCTCAAGGCCAAATCCGTAAAAATCCGACAAGCCATCTCGTTGATCATTTCGTTGAGTTGATAACCGTTCGGCGTATGGCTTTCAACTCGCCAACTGTAGGCACGCCTGCCGCCGATCAGTTGCGCTGTCAAAATCACGCGGGTGTTGTCACGGTGCAGGCCGCCAATGAGTCGAGGGCCTTGCACGAGACGGCTGATCAAGACCATGATCGTGCCAACCGGCAGCTCGAGTTTTCCCAAGCTAAATTTGGATTCCTTGCTGACCGCGTCTTTTAAAAAATCGGAAACATTTTCCACATTGACGGTGGCGTCGATGGCTTTCTCCGTTCCGACGGCGGTCGGAATGGCGCGTTGTTCGTCCACTTCGCGATACAATTCGCGCAGACGCGCCAGCTCGACGACCAGCAGCGCGCTCAACCCTTTGGTAATCGATTTGGGCGGATCGCTGATTTGATCGACAAACTCTTCGACGATGACACGCTGGCGCGCGCGCCAAATCCACCAAAGAAGCACGAACACAACATAAAGAGAAAGAATTTTCCACGCGTCGAACCAGGTTCCTTTTTCAAGGCCGAACCCACGCTCGGCCAGCCACACGCCCAGCGCCGTGGCTGCCAGCCAAAATAACGGCGGCCTCCAGCCGGAACTCACCCAGTGCCGAATTCGGCCGACGGTACGAGCCATCCATAAGACGATGTAACGCCAAATCATCATTCCTCCTCGTGGGATTTATTGCACGCCATTCCTGAAATAATTTCGCAGCAAGCCGTATCCCTGCCGGAGCTGGATGCGCGCCTCATCGAAAGATCTTAACCGGCGAATTCGGTTGAGCAGATAGCTGATCTTGAAATAATATTCACGCACGGCGCGCTGGTGCATGGCGTTGATTTGCTCGCGGCTCAGCGTCAACGTTGGCATCGCCACCTCGCTGCCGGATTGATCCATCACACGCAGGCTTGGCGAAATGAGTTTTTGCGCAATCGCCTGCTGCCGCAGCGGTGTGCCGAGGCGCGGGACGGCCACATTGAACGAAGCGAAATCACAGCGCACTTTTTTCAAAAACTCGAGCGTGCGCTGAAACGAGGCCTCGGTTTCTTCGGGCAGGCCGATGATCACGGTGGCAACGGTGCGCAAGCCGTGTTCGGCACAACGCTGAAAACCGGCGAGAACTTCATCGCGGTTGTAATCTTTTTGGGCGGCAGCCAATACTGCCTCGTCGCCGCTTTCCAAGCCGAGAATGACGGTGTGGCAGCCGGCCTTTTTCATCTCGGTTAACACATCGTCGTCGAGCACGTCCGGCCGGCTGAAGCAAACCCAGCCGAAACGGTATTGGCGGCGCTGCATTTCCTGAAGAAGCTGCAGCGTGCGCGGTTTTTGCAAGGCAAAAGTTTGATCGAGGAAAAAAATTTCGCGCAGGCCGAGCCGGTGCACCGCCTCGAGCTCGGCCATGACGTTGTGAACCGGACGGATTTTCCAGCCGAGCGTGCTCATGATGCAAAACGTGCAGCGATATGGGCAGCCGAACTCGGTCATGACGGTCGCAAATTGCCGCCGCCGCACGAAGGGATAGCGATAATCTTTGCCGAGAAAAAGCTCGTGCGCCGGAACCGGCAGCTCGAAATTTTCACCGCGGGGCCGGATGATCGGCGCCGCGACAATCCCGCCGTGATGCCGGAACGTCATGTTGCGCAAAGCGTTGCGCTCGCCCTGCAAAAAGAGATGCACATCATCACTGGAAAAATCGTGCAAAAAGCCGTGGGCGAAATCCAGCTCCTGCAAGCGTTCGGCGCGGCTTTCGATGAGAACATCGCCGATGAGAAACAGCGGCGTTTTTTGCTTAGTCATCAGCTCGCGATAAAACGCAACGTCTTCTTCATACGAAACCGAGCCGATGAGGCCGATGATGGCTGCGGGTTCCAGCTCTTGGATCATTTTCAAACATTTTTGCGCGGGCAATCGATCCACAACCGCGTCGATGAGATGAAGCTCGTAATGCTCGCGCAGCAAGCCGCTTAAATAGACGAAGTCAATCGGATGATTCAAATAATCGGCCTGCGAAATCTTGCTGCAAAAATAGTCGCGCAGATAGACCCGCTTGCCGGGGGGATTGAGCAACACGACGTTTTTCTTTAATAACACAGGCATAAATAAGATAAAAGAGATTAGAGAACTTATTGCCTTTCTCGTCCAGGAATTAAAATTAAAAGCCTTGCATATATTTTAGACCTTTAGTATCTTTTGTATCGAATATAAAATGGAGATTTGAAGATGAAAACCAAATTAGCAAAGAAAAAAATTGAAATCACAAGCGGAACCGAGGTTAAACGGCAATTTGCCGCTGTGTTTGAGAACGGCGTACTAAAACCCTTAAAGCGAGTTCGATTGCCCAAAAGCAAAAAACTCATTGTGATCGTACATGTGCAAAAGCAATCTATTACTGAGCAAATGTACGGACTTTGTAAGCCGAAAAACCAGGTGCAATTAGATGCAATCATTGAATCTGAGGAGTGGCTTTGATGCCGAATTTATTTCAGTTTAATGCCTCTGAGATATTCCTCGTTGCAAATGTCTTTCTTTATGAATTAACTGCCCACTCACGATGGGGCCAATCCTGCCATCAATTCATTAAAAAAATCGAGGGCGGAGCTATAAGCGGTTTCACATCTTCGGCGGTTATTGCCGAGGTCGTGCATAAGCTCATGCTTTTGGAAGCCTGCGATCGTTTTCATGTTCAAATGCATGAAGCCATAGACTATTTGAAACGACATTTTCATAAAATCAAAACTTTAAACAACTACCGCAATGCACTTGAACATATCTATAATTTGCCCAATCTCACCATTCTCGAAATCACCAATTCAATTTTCATTCAAAGCCATGCTTTAATCAGAAAATATCAATTACTTTCATCCGATGCCGTCCGCGCTGCTATATGCCAAGCTCACAAAATACGGCACATCGCAACGAATGATAAAGATTTTATGCGCGTGAAAGCGTTGACGGTTTGGCAGCCTTAATATTCAAATTGCAATAACCGTTTCTTCCTGATATATCCGCTGTGGCAAAAGTTCACGCGCATCAATGAATCGCTGCAATCGCGGCATCACCATCAAAACTTTCAAATCAAGCATGCAGCGGATTTGATTCGTGCAGTTGACCGTCTTGGCATTATCCACGCTCATGCACGGACTGCACGGCAAATCAAGATAAAAAATCAAACGATTTTTGCAAAGCGGGCCGAAACGTTTTGGCGTTTCCGGGCCGTAAAATCCGACAACCGGCTTTTGCAGGGCGGCGGCGAGATGTAAGGGGCCGCTGTCGTTCGAGATGAAAAGCGCCGCGTGTCGAATCAATCCGGCCAGCTCGAGCAGGTTTAAATTTCCGGCCAAATTATGAACCTTTCCAGGCGCGGCAATGGCCTGCGCCACCGCCTGCGTATATTTTTCCTCGCCGCGCGCGCCGATCAGAATCAAATCGGTTTGATATCTTTTTAACAGCCATTTTGCCAAAGACGCAAAACGTTCCTGCGGCCACCGGCGCTCCAGCGCCAGCGGGCTGGCGTTGACGTTCATCACGATGTAGGGACGGCGGTTAAAGCGCAAAGTTGTTGCTGGCGAAGATGGCAAGATGAGGCGTGGAAAAGTTACGCTTTTATTTGACCCCGACTCCTCGCCGGTTCCAATTTTGACCAAGCGAAGAAAATTCTCGGCGGCGTGCTCGTCGTCATGAAAAGGCACGGCAACATCGAGTAACCGGCTTTTTATTGAAGCTTCACGAGAAAATCCGATCACCCGGCGTGGCTTCGCCAGAGTTGCCACCAGCGTCGAGAAATTGGCAAAGAACTCGGCGTCGAAAATGAGATCGTATTTCTGCCGCCGTAATTTTACAATCAGGCGCAAGGTGGATATTAAAAACCGGCCGAGACGGCGAAAGTCTGCGGCATAAACTTGGTCGATGTGCGGCAAGAGTTTGAAAAGCTCACGATTCTGCGCCAGCGTCAGAAAATCGAGGCGTGCCTGCGGAAATTTTTTTCGCAAATATCGCAGCGCCGGCTCAAACAAAATG from candidate division KSB1 bacterium includes these protein-coding regions:
- a CDS encoding glycosyltransferase family 2 protein, whose protein sequence is MHVIVPQPAPPARKRAARLKVIVVMPAYNAAATLESTYRAINARYIDEIILVDDCSQDETVAIAARLPVHLVRHAQNLGYGANQKTCYREALRRGAHIIVMLHPDGQYDPALLPELIRPIAEGRADVVLGSRFLIPGGARRGGMPLYRFVANRFLTFWENLVLRQQLSEYHTGYRAYSRAFLETVPFLQNSNGFCFDTEILVQAVAFRQRFAEIPIATRYFSGASSASLAQCVIYGLMTLVTLVKFLLHRWRLHSSKIFIPQV
- a CDS encoding B12-binding domain-containing radical SAM protein; the protein is MKNQADIILYFPRSASSKYRAPMSLLALGSMLENRYDYAIVDGNFFHDPIRQLPAVIEKKGASILGMSVMPGPQLQEAIPLVRRLREQFPKLQIIWGGYFPSNHTDAVLQSGWVDYVMRGPAEREFVQLLQHLNGNGVKRESIPGLSYRENGRIAHTPPRLPLAPIDDLPPWPYERLGDMRRYLGKTFLGRRTMALHTSYGCPFKCSFCAVVPIFDGGWVAQSAARVVNDVESVIKRFGVDAVEFVDNNFFTSVKRTSQFAEELLRRNLRVAWWGEARPDTLENYPDEVLAQMRRSGCKMIFLGAESGSALRLKQMNKGGTQTPETILRLAEKLRQHDIIPEFSFVLGAPAEDVDRALDEEIAFIRRVKKINPASEIIIYIYAPVPMLGSSLFDEAQKNGFQFPSRLEDWLLPQWSQLDLRRNPLTPWLEPRHFKKIHNFETVLNARYPTNSDIKLTGRQRRLLQLSGSWRYAAHFYRAPYEIKLLQRWMRYRQPEIEGF
- a CDS encoding tetratricopeptide repeat protein, coding for MMIWRYIVLWMARTVGRIRHWVSSGWRPPLFWLAATALGVWLAERGFGLEKGTWFDAWKILSLYVVFVLLWWIWRARQRVIVEEFVDQISDPPKSITKGLSALLVVELARLRELYREVDEQRAIPTAVGTEKAIDATVNVENVSDFLKDAVSKESKFSLGKLELPVGTIMVLISRLVQGPRLIGGLHRDNTRVILTAQLIGGRRAYSWRVESHTPNGYQLNEMINEMACRIFTDLALSGAVRWRAVQAFNEGLRSYRDCLRASKERKLKLMQAEKNFINALSEDAKFDLAYYNLGVVYTELPQTHAADRAFSRAIEQNPERWQAYYALALNHYQRGRYDTAMSLCDRVIVLKPDYAPAYDLKGLAQRLLGDLGGAIKSRNAAAAQSWKALCVAELHNNGSAEMQVNVIPRLRHIACQCLRDLAVAYCYQAQASQHNLKRKRAFHRAEKLLRQALSLTPSNPDLHFELGKIHHEQKKYDLAGRAYQAALQIAPAMANFWAYLALVHISEKNQAPALQAWEKFLNHSFDYSRQQFAPIVAVFQDQLAILKQINIQTGNNAAEAGWLNHWSEQIDRIKKLFDELDKVDNLLDAAPSDATRGEALALDLQKKLQADEQKPEWEYAQLRIAQALCLLNANQPEQAETCFRQAIATLEKNYPHGIRAKGLRALLANSLQRQGKQIEAIREAENARWLEPNRSYERVQLGEVYFNLSEFDRARAVWEEALLWSPDDPAIHVNLGVCYLKLALNVRDREQRKILLEQSAKYLHQALDLYDSAQLQEKGWAHHTLGRLHDELCEYSEAIANFTIAKNFGFAPLMTTFYLGWAYLRNKVYDESVQQFRWLIQEIEKKIPTSEGNAILNESLEPETGDQMAVGQVLAWAHLSVAFSYAERDANLNAAQELVGKANVYIEKLNDGAIKDRTRAAHADCEGWILFKQNKIDDAIARFEQALALTAAADAYLHLALSYEKKLQDSKDEAERRHLIARVQACCRHVDDLDLKQEYFQQANDLRLRLHEKLQTQAGK
- a CDS encoding radical SAM protein — its product is MPVLLKKNVVLLNPPGKRVYLRDYFCSKISQADYLNHPIDFVYLSGLLREHYELHLIDAVVDRLPAQKCLKMIQELEPAAIIGLIGSVSYEEDVAFYRELMTKQKTPLFLIGDVLIESRAERLQELDFAHGFLHDFSSDDVHLFLQGERNALRNMTFRHHGGIVAAPIIRPRGENFELPVPAHELFLGKDYRYPFVRRRQFATVMTEFGCPYRCTFCIMSTLGWKIRPVHNVMAELEAVHRLGLREIFFLDQTFALQKPRTLQLLQEMQRRQYRFGWVCFSRPDVLDDDVLTEMKKAGCHTVILGLESGDEAVLAAAQKDYNRDEVLAGFQRCAEHGLRTVATVIIGLPEETEASFQRTLEFLKKVRCDFASFNVAVPRLGTPLRQQAIAQKLISPSLRVMDQSGSEVAMPTLTLSREQINAMHQRAVREYYFKISYLLNRIRRLRSFDEARIQLRQGYGLLRNYFRNGVQ
- a CDS encoding antitoxin family protein; amino-acid sequence: MKTKLAKKKIEITSGTEVKRQFAAVFENGVLKPLKRVRLPKSKKLIVIVHVQKQSITEQMYGLCKPKNQVQLDAIIESEEWL
- a CDS encoding type II toxin-antitoxin system VapC family toxin; amino-acid sequence: MPNLFQFNASEIFLVANVFLYELTAHSRWGQSCHQFIKKIEGGAISGFTSSAVIAEVVHKLMLLEACDRFHVQMHEAIDYLKRHFHKIKTLNNYRNALEHIYNLPNLTILEITNSIFIQSHALIRKYQLLSSDAVRAAICQAHKIRHIATNDKDFMRVKALTVWQP
- a CDS encoding glycosyltransferase family 9 protein, which translates into the protein MLLDTQRIKIAKRIDEHGGRWLIRLVDSLRRPRSHESTKPGRILIIKFWGIGSIILFEPALRYLRKKFPQARLDFLTLAQNRELFKLLPHIDQVYAADFRRLGRFLISTLRLIVKLRRQKYDLIFDAEFFANFSTLVATLAKPRRVIGFSREASIKSRLLDVAVPFHDDEHAAENFLRLVKIGTGEESGSNKSVTFPRLILPSSPATTLRFNRRPYIVMNVNASPLALERRWPQERFASLAKWLLKRYQTDLILIGARGEEKYTQAVAQAIAAPGKVHNLAGNLNLLELAGLIRHAALFISNDSGPLHLAAALQKPVVGFYGPETPKRFGPLCKNRLIFYLDLPCSPCMSVDNAKTVNCTNQIRCMLDLKVLMVMPRLQRFIDARELLPQRIYQEETVIAI